One genomic window of Ignavibacteriota bacterium includes the following:
- a CDS encoding T9SS type A sorting domain-containing protein, producing MCCFLRATLYPAREQVSIVYSAAAPVELVISDLHGRILHRRSTNPAQSGASTTSTISLRTYPPGVYHVQLTTATTRRNTLFLVYWVFDTGTERNT from the coding sequence GTGTGCTGTTTTCTTCGCGCAACACTCTATCCCGCCCGTGAGCAGGTGTCCATCGTGTATTCCGCGGCGGCTCCCGTCGAGCTTGTGATTTCGGACCTCCACGGCCGCATTCTGCACCGGAGGTCAACAAACCCCGCACAATCCGGTGCGAGCACCACATCCACCATCTCCCTCCGCACCTATCCCCCCGGCGTATATCACGTACAGCTCACCACCGCCACAACCCGTCGCAACACGTTGTTCCTCGTATACTGGGTGTTCGACACAGGAACAGAACGTAACACGTAA